GTCGGTCACAGTTGCCGGCCCGTAACCGAACGGTGGCGGCTGCCGCAGATAGTCGTCGCGTCCCGCGCGGGCGAAGCCGGCCAGGGACGACGCATCGTGGTTCATCGTCATGTCACAGGTGGCGGAGGTGCTGGTCATACCGGCCGAGTTGAAGTAGACGGCCGCCTTGATCTTCGGATGGGCCCGCAGCGCCGCCGGGAACTCCTCGAACCAGCGGCGCTTCGCGGTCGGGTCGGCGGCGTCGAAGTTCGTGCCGAACTCGGCGAGCATCCGCGGCTTGCCGGCCCCGAGGCCCTGCTCGTCCAGCCAGCGGTAGAACGTGCCGATCGTGGTGCCGGGGCTCTTCCACACCCGACTGCCGTTGCAGACGTGGAAGTTGTAGGGGTCGTAGGCCACCCAGTCGACGTACCGGTCACCGGGGTAGAGGCCGCGGTAGCGGTCGTAGTGCCCCGACCAGCCCATCATCGTCCAGACCCAGACCGCGTTGTCCGCGCCGGCAACCGCGAACCGGTCGTGCACGTGCCGCCAGGCGCGCACGAACTCCGCGTCGGTGCCCTTCGCCGGCTCGTCCTCCGGCTCGTGGTCGAAGCCGAGGAACACCGGGGCACCGACGTCGCGGATCCGACCGGCGACCGCATCGATCGTCGCGTCGTACCGGCCACTGTAGACGTCGGCCCAGGTCAGCACCGTTCCGGTGGCGAAGATGCGGGACTCCCAGGCGACGAAGAGCAGCCGGCCCTCGCGCATCTGCTGCCGCTCGTAGCCGTCCGGGAAGGCGCCGTTGCTGCCGGCGTTGGAGAAGTCGTGGTAGCGGTGCACGATGTCGAAGCGCCGACCGACCTGGGCCTCCACCTCGGCGAACGCCCGACCGTGGTCCCAGCCGTCGGCCGGGCCGGCCGGCGCGTACATGCCCCACCAGGCTCCGCAGGACGGCACCAGGAGCGGGGACACCGCGCCACAGGCCCCGGGGCTCCCCGACGGGCCGGGCGTCCCGCTCGACGGGGGACGGCTCGGGCGCACCGTCGGCGCCGGCGTCGACGGGGAACTGGGCGCGACCGACGGCGACGTGGGCGCGGCCGGCGCGGTGACCACCGGCGACGCCGGGACGCCCATGCCGTACGTCAGCAGCAGGCGGGGGCGCAGCTCCGGATCGCGGTGCTCGGTGGCAGCCCAGTAGACGCGCGCGTCCAGCCCGGTCTGCGCGAGCGACAGCGTCCAGGTGCCGTTGCCGGTGATCAGCGCGGAGACGTCCCACTCGTTGAACCCCGGCCGGACGCCCGCCACGGTGTCGAGCACCGGCTCCGGCGTCACCGGAGCCGGGCGCGCCGCGGCCGCGTCCACCCGGGAGCCGTGCGCGCTCACCGTCGCGGCGTACGCCTGCCAGGCGTGCACACGCAGCGTGGCCCGCACGTTGGCCGCCCCGGCGGGGACGCCGGACACGGCGAACCGGACCACCGCGTCCCGGCGGCCACGCGGGTTTCCCTCGCAGGGGGCCGGGCAGGTGGCCAGCGTCGTCTTGGCGGCATTGTCACCGTCCTGCGGCACCGTGGTCGCCGTCGTGTCGGCCACCGCCCGCAGGGCGAGGTCGTCGG
This genomic stretch from Micromonospora krabiensis harbors:
- a CDS encoding glycoside hydrolase, whose protein sequence is MSRRGQHRLRHHGTRRRAVLLGTLGASVVAGLVATMMPLLAADDLALRAVADTTATTVPQDGDNAAKTTLATCPAPCEGNPRGRRDAVVRFAVSGVPAGAANVRATLRVHAWQAYAATVSAHGSRVDAAAARPAPVTPEPVLDTVAGVRPGFNEWDVSALITGNGTWTLSLAQTGLDARVYWAATEHRDPELRPRLLLTYGMGVPASPVVTAPAAPTSPSVAPSSPSTPAPTVRPSRPPSSGTPGPSGSPGACGAVSPLLVPSCGAWWGMYAPAGPADGWDHGRAFAEVEAQVGRRFDIVHRYHDFSNAGSNGAFPDGYERQQMREGRLLFVAWESRIFATGTVLTWADVYSGRYDATIDAVAGRIRDVGAPVFLGFDHEPEDEPAKGTDAEFVRAWRHVHDRFAVAGADNAVWVWTMMGWSGHYDRYRGLYPGDRYVDWVAYDPYNFHVCNGSRVWKSPGTTIGTFYRWLDEQGLGAGKPRMLAEFGTNFDAADPTAKRRWFEEFPAALRAHPKIKAAVYFNSAGMTSTSATCDMTMNHDASSLAGFARAGRDDYLRQPPPFGYGPATVTDR